From the genome of Spirosomataceae bacterium TFI 002, one region includes:
- a CDS encoding ABC-2 type transport system ATP-binding protein, with product MLTVKNYKKAYGGHLVLDVADLIVPKGLTWFRGINGSGKSTFFKSIAGIVPFEGDVVHESGVDFKSNSMAFRKMVAYSPAEPHYPSYISGEELLDFYTETKGNEKLVDLIKLFQVEGFYKDKIQSYSSGMLKKISLIAAFLGDSEILALDEPFTTIDVQTQEILSDLIKDALNEGKSVMIASHHEMPSLDGSVVETFMVANQTITK from the coding sequence ATGCTAACAGTAAAGAATTACAAAAAGGCCTATGGAGGTCATCTCGTGCTGGATGTTGCCGATTTAATTGTCCCAAAAGGACTTACTTGGTTTAGAGGTATCAATGGATCTGGCAAGTCTACTTTCTTCAAATCCATTGCTGGAATCGTGCCTTTTGAAGGTGATGTGGTGCATGAAAGCGGGGTTGATTTTAAAAGTAATTCAATGGCTTTTAGAAAAATGGTTGCCTATAGTCCTGCAGAGCCACACTACCCTAGCTATATATCCGGAGAAGAATTGCTCGACTTTTACACAGAGACAAAGGGAAATGAAAAGCTCGTTGACTTGATAAAGCTTTTTCAAGTAGAGGGCTTTTATAAGGATAAAATCCAAAGCTATTCTAGCGGAATGCTAAAGAAAATCAGTCTCATTGCTGCGTTTTTGGGTGATTCTGAAATTCTTGCTTTGGATGAGCCATTTACAACCATAGATGTGCAAACACAAGAAATCCTAAGTGACTTGATCAAGGATGCACTAAATGAAGGGAAGTCAGTCATGATTGCTTCGCACCATGAAATGCCTTCACTTGACGGAAGTGTCGTTGAAACATTTATGGTGGCAAATCAAACGATCACGAAATGA
- a CDS encoding MORN repeat variant gives MQANTKELLVQSGKALLISLVIVGSVGWKPSDSSIKIPNREVAKEKLVLIPTEGKWFLDRKAYSGFAISYFPNGKKKEQTGFINGKRQGLSQEWYENGLLKKDITYLANRKDGRSQSFNEKGVLVSESNFINGVVHGVQRKWYPSGKVFKEMNINMGKEDGMQKVWWENGKLYVNYEAKNGRIFGLKRSALCYELENEVVQK, from the coding sequence TTGCAGGCAAATACCAAGGAACTCCTAGTTCAATCAGGTAAAGCACTTTTAATATCATTGGTGATTGTAGGATCGGTAGGCTGGAAGCCTTCCGATTCATCAATTAAAATTCCCAACCGTGAAGTCGCTAAGGAGAAATTGGTACTTATTCCTACAGAAGGAAAATGGTTTTTAGATAGAAAAGCATATAGTGGGTTTGCGATCAGCTATTTTCCAAACGGGAAAAAGAAGGAGCAAACTGGGTTTATTAATGGGAAAAGGCAAGGACTTTCCCAAGAATGGTACGAAAACGGGCTTTTGAAAAAAGACATTACTTACTTAGCAAATAGGAAAGATGGTCGCTCTCAAAGCTTTAATGAAAAGGGTGTTCTAGTTTCAGAATCAAACTTTATCAATGGTGTGGTTCACGGAGTTCAACGCAAATGGTATCCAAGTGGTAAGGTTTTCAAAGAAATGAATATCAACATGGGTAAAGAAGATGGAATGCAAAAAGTATGGTGGGAAAATGGGAAGTTATATGTCAACTATGAAGCAAAAAATGGAAGAATCTTTGGACTTAAAAGATCAGCTCTCTGTTATGAATTGGAAAACGAAGTTGTTCAAAAGTAA
- a CDS encoding protein SCO1/2, with translation MNWKTKLFKSKLSVFFVALVVIASSCTTQSDYQNDSRVEVLPFFDEASFTPQWIDVTDQKLNSFHSIPDFHLVNQDGDSVSQKDLTGKIYVANFFFTTCPGICPQMTANLDILQEEYLNDNEIMLISHSVTPNRDSVEVLKSYADKRNIDSKKWLLVIGDREQIYNLGRNAYFVEENMGIEKTVDDFLHTENFVLIDKHKHIRGIYNGLQKTSIEQLKADIATLKKENRYYKNI, from the coding sequence ATGAATTGGAAAACGAAGTTGTTCAAAAGTAAGCTTTCTGTTTTTTTCGTCGCACTTGTAGTCATAGCGAGCTCTTGTACTACACAGTCTGATTATCAGAATGATAGTAGGGTAGAGGTGTTGCCATTTTTTGATGAAGCTTCATTTACCCCACAATGGATAGATGTTACAGACCAAAAGCTAAATTCGTTTCACTCAATTCCAGACTTTCACCTTGTCAACCAAGATGGTGATTCGGTTAGTCAAAAGGACTTGACGGGCAAAATTTATGTTGCTAACTTCTTCTTCACTACTTGCCCTGGGATTTGCCCACAAATGACTGCCAATTTGGATATTTTGCAAGAGGAGTATCTAAATGACAATGAAATCATGCTCATTTCACATTCAGTTACGCCGAATAGGGATTCCGTGGAGGTTTTAAAGTCCTACGCCGATAAAAGAAATATTGACAGCAAAAAATGGTTACTAGTAATAGGAGACCGTGAGCAAATTTATAATTTAGGTCGAAATGCCTATTTCGTGGAGGAAAATATGGGAATAGAAAAAACTGTAGATGATTTCCTTCACACCGAAAACTTCGTTTTAATAGACAAACACAAGCACATCAGAGGTATATACAATGGCTTACAAAAAACTTCCATCGAGCAATTGAAAGCCGATATAGCAACCTTGAAAAAGGAAAATAGATATTATAAAAATATTTAA
- a CDS encoding isoquinoline 1-oxidoreductase, beta subunit, which translates to MNSRRDFLKSLAIGGGGLVLSFNWASTAKAALNTDAATAIDLNFNAFLSIDTNGLVTIFSPNPEIGQGIKTAFPIVVAEELDINWERVKVEQANFDATKYDRQLTGGSGAIKHSWERLRVAGATAKDLLLQAASNKWGIEKGLLKAEDGHIIAPSGKKLNYGELVLDASKLEAPKDVKLKNVADFKLIGSSVKGVDNFNVLTGKPLFGIDYKREGMLNAQIQRPPAFGLKIKAVDDSAVRNMPGIVNVVQFDNKVAIVGKTTWEIMQARKNLKVTYEQDTALESSSDHDRIFTELMASQDESYTKRKDGDIVAGFAKAAKTIERTYECPFIPHSPMEPMNFFAHVKSDSVELAGPTQTPDRARRSIAKLMDIPAENISLELTKMGGGFGRRLDDGYAVEAAHVSKLAGNIPVKVTWTKEDDITGGYYRPAVRYKFKAGIDKNGKMIAYHLKGVGMNAGNCTRQDNFPAGAVENLLVESVDHKSPITTGPWRAPITNFLAYAEQSFLDEVAELAGKDTVAMRLELFESAKTNPVGNITYDIDRFTETIKVAAEKARWNDKKRKTSLGFSSYYSHNSYVTQIAEMEKVNGKPELKKVYAVTDCGIVINQSGSQNQIYGAIVDGIGHAMFGKLSFTKGEPDQKNFDTYRLIRYNEVPEVEAYFIDNGMSPTGLGEPALPPVGGAVANAIAKATGKRLYSQPFGLADEKVAEYL; encoded by the coding sequence ATGAATAGTAGAAGAGATTTTTTGAAGTCATTGGCGATTGGTGGTGGAGGGTTGGTTCTCAGTTTCAACTGGGCATCCACTGCAAAAGCTGCATTAAACACAGATGCCGCTACAGCAATAGACTTAAATTTTAATGCTTTCTTAAGCATAGATACCAATGGATTGGTGACGATATTTTCGCCTAATCCAGAGATTGGTCAGGGTATAAAAACAGCTTTCCCCATCGTTGTCGCAGAAGAGCTTGATATCAATTGGGAACGCGTGAAAGTAGAGCAGGCAAATTTTGACGCTACCAAATACGACCGTCAACTTACAGGTGGCTCAGGAGCAATCAAACACTCATGGGAAAGACTACGGGTTGCAGGTGCTACAGCCAAAGATTTGTTGCTACAAGCTGCTTCTAATAAATGGGGTATAGAAAAAGGCCTACTAAAAGCAGAAGATGGACATATAATAGCTCCAAGTGGTAAAAAGCTCAATTACGGAGAATTGGTCTTAGATGCGAGTAAGCTAGAAGCTCCTAAAGATGTAAAGCTTAAAAATGTAGCGGACTTTAAACTGATTGGTTCATCTGTAAAAGGTGTAGACAATTTCAATGTATTAACTGGAAAGCCACTATTTGGTATTGATTATAAAAGGGAGGGCATGTTAAATGCTCAAATTCAGCGACCACCAGCATTTGGATTGAAAATAAAAGCTGTGGATGATAGTGCCGTAAGGAATATGCCGGGTATTGTGAATGTAGTCCAATTCGATAATAAGGTCGCGATTGTAGGTAAAACAACATGGGAGATCATGCAGGCACGTAAAAACTTAAAAGTGACTTACGAGCAAGATACTGCTTTAGAAAGTAGCAGTGATCATGACCGCATTTTTACCGAATTAATGGCTAGCCAAGATGAAAGTTATACCAAAAGGAAGGATGGCGACATAGTAGCTGGTTTTGCAAAAGCTGCCAAAACGATAGAGCGAACCTATGAGTGTCCGTTTATTCCTCACAGTCCTATGGAGCCAATGAATTTCTTTGCTCATGTGAAAAGTGATAGTGTTGAACTTGCAGGTCCTACTCAAACTCCCGATAGGGCACGTAGGTCAATTGCAAAACTGATGGATATTCCTGCGGAAAATATTTCGCTTGAGCTTACAAAAATGGGCGGTGGTTTTGGTCGTAGGTTAGATGATGGTTACGCTGTTGAGGCTGCTCACGTATCTAAACTTGCAGGAAATATTCCGGTCAAAGTAACTTGGACCAAAGAAGATGACATCACGGGTGGTTATTACAGACCAGCTGTGAGATATAAATTCAAAGCTGGAATTGATAAGAATGGAAAAATGATCGCTTATCACCTCAAAGGAGTAGGAATGAATGCTGGAAACTGTACTCGTCAAGACAATTTCCCTGCTGGTGCAGTAGAGAATTTGTTAGTGGAGTCGGTTGATCATAAATCTCCTATCACAACAGGTCCATGGAGAGCACCAATTACGAATTTCTTGGCGTATGCTGAGCAATCATTCTTGGATGAAGTGGCAGAGTTAGCTGGAAAAGACACAGTTGCGATGCGATTAGAGCTTTTTGAAAGTGCTAAAACCAATCCCGTCGGCAACATTACTTACGATATAGACCGTTTTACCGAAACGATTAAAGTAGCTGCCGAGAAAGCAAGATGGAATGATAAAAAGCGTAAAACCTCGCTTGGTTTTAGTTCTTATTATTCTCACAATAGCTATGTAACACAAATCGCCGAAATGGAAAAAGTAAACGGAAAGCCTGAGCTTAAGAAGGTTTATGCCGTTACAGACTGCGGAATTGTGATCAATCAAAGTGGTTCGCAAAACCAGATTTACGGAGCAATAGTGGATGGAATTGGCCATGCAATGTTTGGTAAGTTGAGTTTTACCAAAGGTGAGCCAGATCAAAAGAACTTTGATACTTATCGACTTATCAGATACAACGAAGTACCGGAAGTGGAGGCATATTTCATAGATAATGGTATGTCGCCAACAGGACTTGGTGAGCCAGCTTTACCGCCAGTAGGTGGTGCTGTTGCAAATGCAATTGCCAAGGCTACAGGTAAGCGACTTTACAGCCAACCTTTTGGCTTAGCAGATGAGAAAGTAGCAGAATATTTGTAA
- a CDS encoding isoquinoline 1-oxidoreductase, alpha subunit has protein sequence MAKYNLSINNVQRQVDVDETTPLLWVLREHLDLVGTKYGCGIAQCGACTVHMNGTPVRSCVLPVSAVADAKITTVEGLSEDASHAVQKAWDELDVPQCGYCQAGQMMSASALLAENKKPSDEDIEIAMSGNICRCGTYHRIKKAVKLAAEKMQD, from the coding sequence ATGGCAAAATATAATTTATCTATAAATAATGTCCAGCGTCAAGTTGACGTGGACGAAACTACTCCACTCCTTTGGGTTTTACGTGAGCACCTTGACCTAGTGGGGACAAAGTATGGTTGCGGGATTGCTCAATGTGGAGCATGTACGGTACATATGAATGGTACGCCCGTGAGATCTTGCGTATTGCCCGTAAGTGCTGTTGCAGATGCAAAAATAACAACTGTGGAAGGTTTATCAGAAGATGCTTCTCATGCAGTTCAAAAAGCATGGGATGAGTTGGACGTGCCACAATGTGGCTATTGCCAAGCAGGTCAAATGATGAGTGCGTCTGCATTGCTTGCCGAAAACAAAAAGCCAAGCGACGAAGACATAGAAATCGCAATGAGCGGTAATATATGTAGGTGCGGAACGTATCACAGGATCAAAAAAGCCGTGAAACTCGCAGCTGAAAAAATGCAAGATTAA
- a CDS encoding YHYH protein has protein sequence MDTKTIKMNTLIGFLILAIMSACNNTDVEAMEEEEGTATLSSAFAEFDEDNTDIYLDGSTVVIETNGLPNHTTPYWGSGNSKYVAPESGFVATPSLISGYDASATLRVSANPQKASNATSTSLGAIGIAVSGAAIFNDSEGNGSLSSAAVSLDYTGAHIGPSEYHYHTEPYAWTNNDDKLVGIMADGFFIYGRKCNSTGTNPTDLDASYGHTTKTQHSDEAVYHYHISNDVYLNKYYIIFAGKYQGTPSSIR, from the coding sequence ATGGATACTAAAACGATCAAAATGAATACACTAATTGGATTCCTGATCCTGGCAATAATGAGTGCTTGCAACAACACAGATGTAGAAGCCATGGAAGAAGAGGAAGGTACTGCAACATTGAGCTCAGCTTTCGCGGAGTTTGATGAGGATAACACCGATATTTACTTAGATGGGTCTACTGTGGTGATAGAAACCAACGGTCTGCCAAATCATACTACTCCGTATTGGGGATCAGGCAATTCAAAATATGTCGCACCAGAAAGTGGCTTTGTGGCAACTCCCAGTTTAATTTCGGGATATGATGCCTCTGCTACTTTGAGAGTTTCGGCTAATCCTCAAAAAGCAAGTAACGCTACATCAACTAGCCTGGGAGCTATAGGTATTGCCGTAAGTGGAGCTGCAATTTTTAATGACTCTGAAGGAAATGGTTCGCTAAGTAGTGCAGCTGTAAGTTTAGATTACACTGGAGCACATATCGGGCCTTCTGAGTATCATTACCATACTGAACCTTACGCCTGGACAAACAATGACGACAAACTAGTCGGTATCATGGCAGATGGATTCTTTATCTATGGTCGTAAATGTAATTCTACAGGTACGAACCCAACTGATTTAGATGCCTCATATGGCCACACAACAAAAACTCAACACTCAGATGAAGCTGTTTACCATTATCACATTAGCAATGACGTTTATCTCAACAAGTATTACATCATATTTGCAGGCAAATACCAAGGAACTCCTAGTTCAATCAGGTAA
- a CDS encoding hydrophobic/amphiphilic exporter-1, HAE1 family encodes MLKNIIHRPVLAIVISILIVFTGTLAIKQLPTSQFPEIAPTTVSIFIAFPGSSADVLVKSTLITLENAINGVQGMRYLASDATSAGEATLSVIFEPGTDPNQAVIRVKTRVDQVMPLLPELVQREGVIITPIQPSMLMYVNLYSTDEHLDEKFLYNYADVQLIPEINRINGVARSQILGSRRFAMRVWVNPDRMRAYNISIEEVMEALGDQSIIGRPGRIGQSSGIAAQSLEYVLTYKGRYNEPEEYENIIVRANAEGELLKLKDIAKVEIGSEFFDIYSNLDGHPSAAIVLKQNVGSNATEVIQEVKDKLDELKTNFPPGVDYKISYDVSKFLDASVEQVIHTLRDAFFLVALVVFIFLGDWRSTLIPIIAVPVSLIGAFFVMQLFGLSINLITLFALVLAIGIVVDDAIVVVEAVHAKMEEKHLSPYNAVKEVMGEISGAIIAITLVMVSVFVPIAFMTGPVGTFYRQFSITMASSIVLSAVVALTLTPVLCGMILKNNHGKPKSKSPINWLIDRFNGGFDKVTNKYVKLLNVIVNRRLVTVVVLVVFCLGIAYENEIMPAGFIPGEDQGTIYAIIQTPPGSTLERTNKVSSELQKICEEIEGVESVSSLAGYEIMTEGRGSNAGTCLINLKDWSDREESVHEIIEELEIKSKNLGAVVEFFEPPAVPGFGSSAGFSLRLLDKNTTTDYQEFDKINKDFMEALEQRKELSGLFTFFAANYPQYELEIDNQAAMQKGVSIGTAMENLNILIGSTYEQGFIKFNRFFKVYVQSSPEFRRLPSDVLNLFVRNDHGEMVPYSSFMRLVKKQGPNEIARYNMYNSSAIRGLPSKGYTTADAVTAIKEVAATTLPKGYDIAWEGLSYDEARRGNESIYVFAVVLIFVYLVLAAQYESFLLPLAVVFSLPVGVFGSFLMLKMMGLANDIYAQVGLIMLVGLLGKNAVLIVEFAVQKRQQGFSVFDAAVEGAKVRFRPILMTSFAFVAGLIPLVMAHGAGAIGNRTIGGSAMGGMIFGTFIGVIIIPGLYFIFGTMADGRHLIKDEDEISLSERIVKDSNERGLVLENIRKANKRLQKLLGLSNEKNKDNEDKDNEE; translated from the coding sequence ATGCTAAAAAATATAATACACAGGCCAGTGTTGGCCATTGTGATCTCGATTCTGATTGTCTTTACAGGAACCTTGGCAATCAAACAATTACCCACATCTCAATTTCCAGAAATAGCTCCTACTACGGTTAGTATATTTATTGCTTTTCCAGGGTCTAGTGCCGATGTGTTGGTTAAATCTACGCTCATTACGTTAGAAAATGCAATCAATGGTGTTCAAGGAATGCGTTACTTAGCATCAGATGCAACAAGTGCAGGAGAGGCAACACTTAGCGTAATTTTTGAACCGGGAACAGATCCAAATCAAGCTGTAATTAGAGTCAAGACAAGAGTGGATCAGGTTATGCCACTACTCCCTGAATTGGTTCAGCGTGAAGGTGTTATAATTACACCCATCCAGCCTAGTATGTTGATGTATGTAAACTTGTATAGCACAGACGAGCATCTAGACGAAAAGTTTCTTTACAACTATGCTGATGTGCAATTAATCCCTGAGATCAACAGGATCAATGGTGTTGCCAGGTCGCAAATTTTGGGAAGTAGAAGATTTGCAATGAGAGTGTGGGTAAACCCAGATCGCATGAGAGCATACAATATTTCAATTGAAGAAGTAATGGAGGCATTAGGTGATCAAAGCATCATAGGTAGACCTGGGAGAATAGGACAGAGTTCGGGTATAGCAGCTCAGTCCCTTGAATATGTGTTAACCTACAAAGGAAGATATAACGAACCTGAGGAATATGAAAATATAATCGTTAGGGCAAATGCTGAGGGTGAATTGTTAAAACTTAAAGACATTGCCAAAGTAGAAATTGGTAGTGAGTTTTTTGATATTTACTCCAACCTTGATGGTCACCCTTCTGCAGCTATTGTACTAAAGCAAAATGTAGGTAGTAATGCCACTGAAGTAATTCAAGAAGTAAAGGATAAGTTAGATGAACTAAAAACCAACTTTCCTCCAGGAGTTGATTATAAGATCAGTTACGATGTTTCTAAATTCTTAGATGCATCAGTTGAGCAAGTAATTCATACCCTTCGAGATGCGTTTTTCTTAGTAGCCTTGGTAGTTTTCATATTTTTAGGGGATTGGAGATCAACCTTGATTCCAATTATTGCCGTTCCAGTTTCCTTGATTGGAGCATTTTTCGTCATGCAGCTTTTTGGGCTCTCCATTAACCTTATTACACTATTTGCACTTGTGCTTGCAATCGGGATTGTCGTCGACGATGCAATCGTAGTAGTGGAAGCAGTTCATGCTAAAATGGAAGAAAAGCATTTGTCTCCATATAATGCCGTTAAAGAGGTAATGGGCGAAATTAGTGGTGCTATCATAGCGATTACACTTGTAATGGTTTCGGTTTTTGTACCTATTGCTTTTATGACCGGCCCGGTAGGAACATTTTACCGTCAGTTTTCTATCACTATGGCTAGTTCTATAGTACTGTCAGCGGTGGTGGCATTGACACTTACACCTGTTTTGTGCGGTATGATTTTGAAAAATAATCATGGAAAGCCAAAGAGTAAGTCTCCTATTAACTGGTTAATTGACCGCTTTAATGGAGGTTTTGATAAAGTAACTAACAAATATGTAAAACTCTTAAATGTTATAGTAAACCGAAGGCTTGTTACGGTTGTAGTTTTGGTAGTTTTCTGTTTAGGAATTGCATATGAAAATGAAATAATGCCTGCTGGTTTTATTCCTGGAGAAGACCAAGGTACCATCTATGCCATAATACAAACGCCTCCAGGTTCTACACTTGAGCGAACCAATAAAGTTTCAAGTGAACTTCAGAAAATTTGTGAAGAAATAGAAGGGGTGGAGTCAGTTTCATCTCTGGCAGGATATGAGATTATGACTGAAGGAAGAGGTTCCAATGCCGGAACTTGTTTGATAAACCTTAAGGACTGGTCGGATAGAGAAGAGTCTGTTCATGAGATTATCGAAGAGTTAGAAATTAAGTCAAAAAATCTAGGTGCAGTGGTTGAGTTTTTTGAACCTCCGGCAGTTCCAGGTTTTGGGTCTTCAGCTGGTTTTTCTCTTCGTTTGCTTGATAAAAACACAACAACAGATTATCAAGAATTCGATAAAATCAACAAGGATTTCATGGAAGCCCTGGAGCAAAGAAAAGAGCTTTCAGGTTTATTTACCTTTTTTGCTGCCAACTATCCACAATATGAACTGGAGATAGACAATCAAGCAGCAATGCAGAAAGGTGTAAGTATTGGTACTGCCATGGAAAACCTCAATATACTTATTGGTAGTACCTATGAACAGGGTTTTATCAAGTTTAATCGCTTTTTCAAAGTTTATGTACAATCTTCTCCTGAGTTTAGAAGGCTTCCCTCTGATGTATTAAACCTGTTTGTGAGAAATGATCATGGCGAGATGGTACCTTACTCTTCATTCATGAGGCTTGTTAAAAAACAAGGACCCAATGAAATTGCGAGATACAACATGTACAACTCATCGGCTATTCGTGGCTTGCCTTCAAAAGGTTATACTACTGCGGATGCAGTAACTGCTATAAAGGAAGTTGCAGCAACCACCCTACCCAAAGGTTACGACATTGCTTGGGAAGGTTTGTCTTATGACGAAGCTCGACGCGGAAACGAATCAATTTACGTTTTTGCCGTAGTTCTCATTTTTGTGTATTTGGTTTTAGCAGCTCAATATGAAAGCTTCCTGCTTCCACTTGCTGTTGTTTTCTCCTTGCCGGTCGGTGTTTTTGGTTCTTTTCTAATGCTTAAAATGATGGGATTGGCCAATGATATCTATGCACAAGTTGGCTTGATTATGCTCGTAGGTTTACTAGGTAAAAATGCAGTGTTAATTGTGGAATTTGCCGTACAAAAAAGGCAGCAAGGCTTCTCTGTTTTTGATGCTGCGGTGGAAGGTGCAAAAGTACGTTTCAGGCCAATTTTAATGACTTCGTTTGCATTTGTAGCTGGACTTATACCTCTTGTTATGGCACATGGTGCGGGTGCAATTGGAAATAGAACAATTGGAGGCTCAGCCATGGGGGGAATGATCTTCGGTACATTTATAGGTGTCATTATCATTCCAGGTTTATACTTCATTTTTGGTACTATGGCCGATGGGCGTCATCTCATAAAAGACGAAGACGAAATCTCACTATCTGAAAGAATTGTGAAAGACAGCAATGAAAGAGGTTTAGTTTTAGAAAATATAAGAAAAGCCAATAAACGCCTTCAAAAGCTTTTGGGCTTGTCAAACGAAAAAAACAAGGATAATGAAGACAAGGATAATGAAGAATAA
- a CDS encoding membrane fusion protein, multidrug efflux system produces the protein MKSITIFFIGLALVFGHTSCTDSEATEEIELETKFIATSPQQLDTLITKEYVSQIRSVNHIELRALEKGYLTKIFVDEGQFVKQGQLMFQINPMVYQAERDKAKAEMDFANIEYLNTKTLADSNIVSKNELALAKAKLDKAKAELSLAEVHLKFTEIRAPFSGYMDHFEVRLGSMVDEGDLLTTLSDNSNMWVYFNVPEAEYLDYQSGKEKGGMQNVNLIMANNKKYDYTGIVKTIEADFSNETGNIAYRATFPNPKGLLRHGETGNIIVTKPLKNALLIPQKATFEVLDKNYVFVIDKDKTVRSRHITIAEEMPHLYAISSGLELGDKILLEGLRKVKEKQKIDFEYVKPELAMKNLGLYAE, from the coding sequence ATGAAAAGTATAACCATTTTTTTTATCGGCCTAGCTTTGGTTTTTGGCCATACAAGCTGTACTGATTCGGAAGCAACTGAAGAAATTGAATTAGAAACAAAGTTCATAGCTACGAGTCCACAGCAATTAGACACCTTGATAACAAAGGAGTACGTTTCTCAAATTCGCTCTGTCAATCACATTGAATTGAGAGCATTGGAAAAAGGCTATTTGACCAAAATATTTGTAGACGAGGGGCAATTTGTCAAACAGGGGCAACTAATGTTCCAGATTAATCCAATGGTTTACCAAGCAGAAAGAGATAAGGCAAAAGCAGAAATGGATTTTGCTAATATTGAATACCTAAACACTAAAACTTTGGCAGATAGTAATATCGTCTCCAAAAACGAATTGGCCCTTGCGAAGGCTAAACTTGATAAAGCCAAAGCCGAACTATCGCTAGCTGAAGTTCATCTTAAATTCACAGAAATTCGAGCACCTTTTAGTGGTTATATGGATCACTTTGAGGTACGACTTGGTAGCATGGTCGACGAAGGTGACCTACTTACAACACTTTCCGATAACAGTAATATGTGGGTTTATTTTAATGTACCTGAAGCCGAATACCTCGATTATCAATCGGGAAAAGAAAAAGGGGGTATGCAAAACGTAAACCTGATTATGGCCAACAATAAAAAATACGATTATACAGGAATTGTAAAAACAATTGAAGCGGATTTCAGCAATGAAACTGGAAATATTGCATACAGGGCTACTTTTCCCAATCCTAAAGGGCTATTAAGACATGGTGAAACTGGTAATATCATAGTTACCAAACCATTAAAAAATGCTTTGCTCATTCCCCAAAAAGCAACGTTCGAAGTTTTGGACAAGAATTATGTATTCGTAATTGATAAGGACAAAACTGTTCGTTCGCGACATATCACAATTGCTGAAGAAATGCCGCATTTATACGCTATTTCGTCGGGTTTAGAATTAGGAGATAAGATCTTATTAGAAGGCTTAAGAAAGGTAAAGGAAAAACAAAAAATAGATTTTGAGTATGTAAAACCAGAATTGGCTATGAAGAACCTTGGCCTTTACGCTGAATAA
- a CDS encoding Peptidase family M28, giving the protein MKYLLILIILSSKTLFAQSAITQSELRAHIEFLTSDKNGGRYPGEKSNKRVVKYIQKDFKNTGIPAFQKSYLQEFEVQLRSKENQSPKPKVKTWNVVGFIEGNDPILKNEYIVLGAHYDHLGMGGGPSTKSEKIAIHHGADDNASGTSALLEIAEKLNDNKSELKRSILLIAFGGEEQGLKGSKYFAENPLVPISQIKLMINMDMVGRLNDQNQVYMGGAGTFPNGESLMKELGPPLGLSPVVHAGSVGGSDHVSFYKKGISVLGLHTGGHPQYHTPEDTIELINFPGQEKVCKYIYNAIMAVAGTAYEMEFIQQD; this is encoded by the coding sequence ATGAAGTATTTGCTCATTCTAATTATCCTTTCTTCTAAAACACTTTTTGCACAATCGGCCATAACGCAAAGTGAATTGAGGGCACACATCGAATTTTTGACTTCTGATAAAAATGGTGGTCGATATCCCGGAGAAAAGTCAAACAAACGGGTGGTAAAGTACATTCAGAAGGATTTTAAAAATACTGGCATTCCTGCTTTTCAAAAAAGCTATTTGCAAGAGTTCGAAGTTCAGCTTCGCAGTAAAGAAAACCAAAGCCCAAAACCTAAAGTAAAAACATGGAACGTAGTTGGATTTATAGAAGGAAATGATCCAATTCTAAAAAATGAATACATTGTGCTTGGTGCTCACTATGACCATTTAGGAATGGGTGGTGGGCCTTCTACCAAGTCTGAAAAAATTGCGATTCACCATGGAGCAGACGACAACGCAAGTGGAACTTCCGCACTTCTCGAAATTGCAGAAAAACTTAATGATAATAAATCTGAATTGAAGCGAAGTATATTGCTAATTGCATTTGGTGGAGAAGAACAGGGTTTAAAAGGAAGTAAGTATTTTGCTGAAAACCCTTTGGTACCTATTTCTCAAATTAAACTAATGATTAACATGGATATGGTTGGTCGACTGAATGATCAAAACCAAGTCTACATGGGTGGAGCTGGAACATTTCCAAATGGTGAGTCTCTCATGAAGGAGTTGGGGCCACCCCTGGGCTTATCACCAGTAGTTCATGCCGGCTCTGTAGGTGGGTCGGATCATGTTTCATTTTATAAAAAAGGAATTTCAGTTCTTGGTCTTCATACAGGAGGTCATCCACAATATCACACCCCAGAAGACACCATTGAATTAATCAATTTCCCAGGCCAAGAAAAGGTATGTAAATACATCTACAATGCAATAATGGCTGTAGCTGGAACAGCTTATGAAATGGAATTCATTCAGCAAGACTAA